caccatactaccttactcctgcaagaatgcccaaatcaaaatatcaaaaaacaaaacaaaaaaaacagtagatgttggcatgtaTGTGGTGAACATGGaatgcttctacactgttggtggtaatgtaaactaCTACagccgctatggaaaacagtgtggagattccttgaagaactaaaagtagagctgccatttgattcagcaatcccactactagatatctacccagaggaaaataagtcattatttgaacacacatatatttattgcatatttgaacacattcatatttatagcagcacaattcacaattgcaaaattgtggaatcaacccaaatgtccagcaatcaatgagtggataaagaaactgtggtgtatatatatatatgtatgatggaatactacgcagccataaaggaatgaattaacagcatttgcagtgacctggatgagattggagactattattctaagtggaATAACTCAGgattggaaaaccaaatatcgtatgttctcactgatatgtgggagctaagctatgaggatgcaaatgcataagaatgatacaatggactttggggacttggtgggaagagtgggaggggcgagggaaagactacaaatatggtgcagtgtatactgctccgGTGATAGGTGcgccaaaatctcacaaatcaccatgtAACCGAATACCACCCGTACCCTCACAACtcatgggaaaaaatatatatttatttaaaaccaaatattttaaaatttgtggtttgaatatttgagaaacaaattttagaataaagatataataagaaaaaagttacaaaaattgaATGTCATGATGCATGGAAAGTCTCGCAACTGGTAGCTAATAGACTAAAATTACCCCGAAGACAGCATTCTTCATTTTCATATGCTCAATGTGTGAACATACTCTGGCTCTGTAAATGTTCAAAACATCTTTTCAGTTAATAAATCAAAAGGTGAATGcattttgttcttcttgcttcttCTATCTACTTTCCTTCTTTACtcccattttaaatttatttcaggtTTATATCAAGGTGTGACTTGCTGTTAAGTCTTTGTATATCAGcccttctttgtgtgtgtatgtgttgtgtaaGAGTTTTTTTTCTACCTCATTCCGCCTCTTGCCCAGCTAAAGTTAAGCCAAGTAGAAGTAGGATTGCTAGATAAACAAAGCACTCAGTTAAAGTTGAGtattagggctgggcatggtggctcacatctgtaatcccagcactttgggaggccgaggtggatggatcacttgaggtcaggagttcaagaccagcctggccaacgtggtgaaaccctgtctctacccaaaatgcaaaaatttagccagatgtggtggtgtatgcctgtaatcctaggtacttgggaggcttaggtagaagaatggcttgaacccaggaggcagaggttgtggtgagccgagatggtgccactgtactccagcctgggtgatagagtgaggctgtgtctcaaaaaataattatataataaggTTGAGTATTAGATAGGTAGTGAATCATTtatttagtataagtatgtccaaAATACTTCACAAAGGCCAAATATTGCATGGGgtatacttacactaaaaattattcattgtttatctgaaattcaaatttaataggCATCCTATATGTTTGTTATATCTGGCAACCCTAATAAGAGCCATTCATTCCCCTGATATATATGGCTAACCCTGCCCACAAGCATGGCAAAGTCTTAGTTATGTTGATTTAgccaaaagaaaatgtttacagtCCTCTTAGTTTTAAACCATAGTGGAAATAAGCTTTTCTCCTTTAGTGAAATAGTCTTCCATTTGTTTCACCTTTTTCCGTTCTGAATCTCTCACTTCTTTTCTTAATTATAACACATTTGAAggattgcatttttatttgtgatAAAACTCATAGATTAGAGTATACATACAGGTCACATAAAATACATGAGGATGACAAACCTAATATACAGTGTTGCATAGGTAGTGCGATTAAGAAACTACACATTTATTGTATACAGTGTCATTAATGTCAATGAAATTCTTCTTAGAAGCACTTCTTGTACAAAGAGTATGTTTTCGCAGTTAGCAATAGTACAGTCATGTTAAAAACTACTATTCATAGAGCTACAACCTCAAACCATTCAATGGAATTTGATCTTATGAGCTGGTGTACTGCTTGATAGATGGCCCTGATTTCCAATGATCTTTCCATAACatgccagaaagaaaagagacaagaagcCTATTACTTTGCAGAAGCAATTACAGAAAATTTGGAACGGTAATACCATTCCTCATTATAATATGCACATTTGTTATATTGCACCTTCCTGAGTTGAACCTTGAAAATGTTAGCCGGATGCAAAGCCAGAATGGATGAATTCATCGCAGGCTGGAGCTTCACTGGTGGTGGTAGTAATTCTGACCATCGTAGCTGTCGTAGCCTTGCCCTTTAAAGTAGCTGTACTCATCCTCGTAGGCTCGGTAATTGTCCCCACGAGGTTCCCCGTTCTCACTTTCATAGACTTCATATCCATTGTCGTATTCATTGGTGCCCGTGTATTCGTACTCCCCCTCGTATTCAACGGTGGTGGTTTTCCCAAAAGGTGGGGAGGTGGTTCTATAGACTTGTGGTGGGGTTGTAGGTTCAAACCCACCGTTTGGAGAGGTTGTTGTCTTAGAGCTGACCTTGTCCTGCCCTCTGGTTGCTGTAGTGCCTTCTGTATTGGCTCCAGTGAcactttcttcttccccttcttctccgTTGTCTCCGCCGCTGCTGCCGTTGCCGTTTTCTGCCTCTGTGCTGTTGGTACTGGTGCCGTTTATGCCTTGTTCATTTTCATCCACTTCTGCTTCGCTTTCTtcgttttcattttcttcctcttcctcctcttcttcttcatcactttcctccttttttgtAGCTTTGTTTGTTATATCCCCAGCCTGTAAGGAAACGTTTGAAAGAACCCAAATCTAGCtgtgaaaaatgtaaaacttaaggCCATCACTCATTCAACACAATATTCTATACTGACAGCCTTGTTCTAGGCGTCTTATTTGAATTAAAACcaatttaatttacaaaatgaTTGGGGGCTTTAAAACTTCAGGATAAATCCCTTTGTCATGGGTTTTGATGGGGAAAGTGTGCCATTATTTACAGAAAATGCCTTTCTTGGGGGAGATTCTTCCTATCGTTTTGCTACTCACTTTCTCTGTCTTGGAATTCTCTTCCCTGGAATGTCATGGTATCTCTCAGGACCTTTTATCCATGCCTAGATATGTGTTCTTAGTCTTCCGTTATAATGTAAAAGTCAGTG
This portion of the Rhinopithecus roxellana isolate Shanxi Qingling chromosome 2, ASM756505v1, whole genome shotgun sequence genome encodes:
- the IBSP gene encoding bone sialoprotein 2 — translated: MKTALILLSILGMACAFSMKNLHRRVKIEDSEENGVFKYRPRYYLYKHAYFYPPLKRFPVQGSSDSSEENGDDSSEEEEEEEETSNEGENNEESNEDEDSEAENTTLSATTLGYGEDATPGTWYTGLAAIQLPKKAGDITNKATKKEESDEEEEEEEEENENEESEAEVDENEQGINGTSTNSTEAENGNGSSGGDNGEEGEEESVTGANTEGTTATRGQDKVSSKTTTSPNGGFEPTTPPQVYRTTSPPFGKTTTVEYEGEYEYTGTNEYDNGYEVYESENGEPRGDNYRAYEDEYSYFKGQGYDSYDGQNYYHHQ